The window CGGCCTGCCGGGCCAGTTCCCTGACCTGGGGTGTATCGTAGAACGAATTGCCGCAGCTGTCCTTTCCGGGGGTTGCATGGTTGTGCCCGATGACAAAATGGGTGCACCCGAAATTTTTCCCGACAATCATGTGAAGCACCGCATCTCTCGGGCCGGCCAGCCGGGTGGATAACGGCAGCAGATTGAGCATATGGGTATCCGGAGGATAATGGGCTGCCACCTTCTGATAACATCGCATACGGGTATAATGATCAAAATCTCCGGGCCTGGGGATGCCGGCTATGGGCAGCATCAACAGATTTGCCTTTGCTTTTTTCATGGCCTGGATGGTCAGCTCGAACTGGGGACGGTGAATGGGTTGCCGGGTCTGAAACCCTACCACCCGTTTCCATCCAAGCTTGACAAACTGTTGCCGCACCTCCGAAGGCGTGTTGCGGATCTGTTTGAAATCAGAATGGATCGGAAGATTCAGGGCTTCAATAGTGCCGCCAACGTAGTATCTGTCCCGTCCACTCTGAAGCCTGGCCACCTCATCATGGGCCATATCTGTGGTGCCGTAAACAGCCATGGCCTCTTTTTCCATATCAGCCTGCCAGATATCCTCAATGGCCATGAGACCTAAAGGGAATCCTTCGGGGTCACGGAGTACAGCAGACTGCCCGGCCTCAAACCGGTCTGCAAGATCCCGGGAAACATCAAGACAGATGGGCACAGGCCAAATTTCACCGGAAGGCAGGCGCATGCGGTCCAGGACACTTTCATACGCCTCCCGGGTCATAAATCCTTTCAGGGGACTGAATACACCTGTGGTTAACAGTTCAAAATCACAGATCTGACGCAGATTCAACGTGATATCCGGTAAAGAGGATAACAATTGTTTAAGTGCTGTATGACGCTCCTGATCCACCAGAAGATTGACAAGACATATTTCTTGGGGCATGGAATTTCCCTTCATTGCATTACGGACCTTTTAATCTTTTATAACGGCCATGGGCCGACCTGGTCTATCAGCCCCCAGGCTCAACCCACAACAAAACATGAAAGTGATCTAACTATATCATCAAGTATCTGGCGGTTGGGAACAAAAAAAGCTTTTCCGTCAAAAATTCTCAGGCGCGTATTCAAAAACAATGAAAACCGTGATTTTCTGTTTAATCATCCTTGCGACAAAATACGGTAACACAAAAGGCCGGAAAACCTGTTTGGTTTTCCGGCCTTTCCTAAAGATTTGACAATGGTTATTGCTATTTCATCAGCTCTTTATGGCTGCTGATCAATGTACCCACAACTTCGGGATCTGAAAGGGTGGATATGTCCCCAAGCTGATCATACTCATCCGTTGCAATTTTTCTTAAGATACGTCTCATGATCTTGCCGGACCGGGTTTTGGGAAGGTCCTTGGCAAAATTGATGATATCCGGTGTGGCAATGGGCCCGATTTCATCTCTCACATGCCTTTTCAGATCAGCCATGAGTTCATCGGAGGCAGGTATGCCGATATTCAGTGTAACAAAAGCATAAATCCCCTGCCCCTTAATGTCATGGGGATATCCGATGACTGCGGCTTCGGCCACATCAAGATGGCTTCCCAGGGCAGCCTCCACTTCTGCTGTGCTCATGCGGTGTCCGGACACATTGATAACGTCATCCACACGCCCTGTGATCCAGAAATAGCCATCCTCATCCCTGCGGCAGCCGTCCCCTGCAAAATAATATCCGTCAAACATCTGGAAATAGGTCATTTCAAAACGGTCATGGCTGTTATAAACCGTGCGCGCCTGACCGGGCCAGGGCTCCTTGATGGCAAGAATCCCTTCGCAGGCCCCTTCCATCTCTTTTCCGTCTTCACCGAGCACCACAGGCTGCACCGAGAAAAACGGCAGGGAGGCGGCCCCGGGCTTCTGGCCAATGGCATAGGGCAAGGCAGAAATCATGATGCCTCCGGTCTCTGTCTGCCACCAGGTATCCACAATAGGGCACTGCCCTTTTCCCACATGTTTATGGTACCACAGCCACGCCTCGGGGTTGATGGGTTCACCCACTGATCCCAAAACCCTCAGAGATGAAAGATCGTATTTTTCCACCCATTGATCCCCCTGGGCCATGAGCGCCCGAATGGCAGTGGGGGCGGTATAAAACTGATTGACTTTCCATTTATCAACCGTGGCCCAGAATCTGCCTGGATCCGGATAGGTGGGGACGCCTTCAAATATAATGGATGTGGCACCCTGGGAAAGCGGACCGTAAACAATGTAGGAATGGCCCGTGACCCACCCGATATCCGCCGTGCACCAGTACACATCTCCTTCATGGTAATCAAATATATATTTAAAGGTCGTCCCGGTATACACCATATAACCGCCGACATTGTGCTGAACCCCCTTGGGTGTACCTGTGGAGCCTGATGTATAAAGAATAAACAAAGGATCCTCGGCATCCATCCATTCCACGGGACACTCAGCACTCTGGACCTGGGCCGCCTCGTGCCACCAGACATCCCGGTTTTCCACCATATCAACCTGGGAACCGGTCCGTTTGACCACAAAACAGGTTTCAACGGTGTGCCCCTGGCCTGCGCACATCTT is drawn from uncultured Desulfobacter sp. and contains these coding sequences:
- a CDS encoding bifunctional sulfate adenylyltransferase/adenylylsulfate kinase produces the protein MPQEICLVNLLVDQERHTALKQLLSSLPDITLNLRQICDFELLTTGVFSPLKGFMTREAYESVLDRMRLPSGEIWPVPICLDVSRDLADRFEAGQSAVLRDPEGFPLGLMAIEDIWQADMEKEAMAVYGTTDMAHDEVARLQSGRDRYYVGGTIEALNLPIHSDFKQIRNTPSEVRQQFVKLGWKRVVGFQTRQPIHRPQFELTIQAMKKAKANLLMLPIAGIPRPGDFDHYTRMRCYQKVAAHYPPDTHMLNLLPLSTRLAGPRDAVLHMIVGKNFGCTHFVIGHNHATPGKDSCGNSFYDTPQVRELARQAGEEIGIEPVFFEEMVYLPFEDEFKLASEVKEGQETLSFTNDHIRDRVRKGKNIPEWASFPDVIKELRRSYPSPVCQGFTVFLTGLSGAGKSTIANVLYSKFMEIGTRPVTLLDGDIVRRNLSSELNFSKEHRDINVRRIGFVASEITKNRGIAICAPIAPYERTRSKIRESIEAHGGFFEIHVATPISVCEKRDRKGMYAKAKAGLLKGFTGVDDPYEEPSNPELSIDTSNLTPDEAVQQILLLISEKGFV
- the acs gene encoding acetate--CoA ligase, whose translation is MDENIIHAPDKFRKTAWVKSMDEYKAMYQKSVDDPEGFWGEIAETFYWDQKWDKVRDFNYSMSKGPVSIEWFKNAKTNITYNCLDRHLESRGDQAALIWEGNSPDEDMVITYRELHEKVCRFANALKASGVGKGDRVAIYLPMIPELAISMMACARIGAIHSIVFGGFSSEALANRIMDSLCKVLVTSDGVMRGAKSVPLKGNADKALKMCAGQGHTVETCFVVKRTGSQVDMVENRDVWWHEAAQVQSAECPVEWMDAEDPLFILYTSGSTGTPKGVQHNVGGYMVYTGTTFKYIFDYHEGDVYWCTADIGWVTGHSYIVYGPLSQGATSIIFEGVPTYPDPGRFWATVDKWKVNQFYTAPTAIRALMAQGDQWVEKYDLSSLRVLGSVGEPINPEAWLWYHKHVGKGQCPIVDTWWQTETGGIMISALPYAIGQKPGAASLPFFSVQPVVLGEDGKEMEGACEGILAIKEPWPGQARTVYNSHDRFEMTYFQMFDGYYFAGDGCRRDEDGYFWITGRVDDVINVSGHRMSTAEVEAALGSHLDVAEAAVIGYPHDIKGQGIYAFVTLNIGIPASDELMADLKRHVRDEIGPIATPDIINFAKDLPKTRSGKIMRRILRKIATDEYDQLGDISTLSDPEVVGTLISSHKELMK